In Candidatus Zixiibacteriota bacterium, one genomic interval encodes:
- a CDS encoding Ada metal-binding domain-containing protein, whose translation MIQLSYETMVRAMRTNDRRYDGRFYVGVRSTGIYCLPSCPARLPLLKNVRFYATREEAIAAGLRGCKRCRSDRYPDVLPEWVRQVVAFMREHRTRRLTERMLAQTAGVDITTIRRHFRHHLGMTPLAFNRRQRLLYARELLASGANYLSAAYECGYESSSGFRDAFRREFGITPGRSQTHA comes from the coding sequence ATGATACAGCTTTCCTACGAGACGATGGTGCGGGCGATGCGGACCAACGACCGGCGGTACGACGGCCGCTTTTATGTCGGCGTGCGTTCAACCGGTATTTATTGCCTGCCGTCATGCCCGGCCCGCCTCCCCTTGTTGAAAAACGTCCGGTTTTACGCGACTCGCGAAGAGGCGATCGCCGCCGGGTTGCGCGGCTGCAAACGGTGCAGGTCCGACCGTTATCCCGACGTGCTGCCGGAATGGGTGCGGCAGGTGGTGGCGTTCATGCGCGAACATCGGACGCGGCGCCTGACGGAACGAATGCTCGCTCAGACAGCCGGCGTTGATATCACTACGATCCGTCGTCATTTCCGTCATCACCTCGGCATGACGCCGCTGGCGTTTAACCGTCGGCAGCGCCTGTTGTATGCGCGGGAGCTGTTGGCCTCCGGTGCGAACTACCTGAGCGCAGCCTATGAATGCGGCTATGAGTCATCGTCGGGCTTCCGCGACGCATTTCGACGGGAGTTCGGCATCACGCCGGGCAGGAGTCAAACACATGCGTAA
- a CDS encoding methylated-DNA--[protein]-cysteine S-methyltransferase: MRKMWITDLESPLGPMIAGATENGVSFLEWHDRGGVHHIRARVIKRYRCDLVEGSSAHLAALGRELRAYFDRQLREFTVPIDVTGTAFEQLVWRELLGIPYGETRSYGQIAASLDKPGASRAVGRANGANYLAIVIPCHRVIESNGNLRGYGGKLWRKRALLDLERGISRMPLETTSRIQNLDRAR; encoded by the coding sequence ATGCGTAAAATGTGGATAACCGATCTGGAATCCCCGCTCGGCCCGATGATTGCCGGTGCAACCGAGAACGGCGTCTCATTTCTGGAGTGGCACGACCGCGGAGGAGTCCATCACATCAGAGCGCGGGTAATCAAACGGTATCGATGCGATCTGGTCGAAGGCAGCAGCGCACACCTCGCAGCCCTCGGGCGAGAACTGCGCGCATATTTCGATCGGCAACTGCGGGAATTCACCGTGCCGATCGACGTAACCGGCACGGCATTCGAGCAGCTGGTCTGGCGCGAGTTGCTCGGCATACCGTATGGCGAGACGCGATCGTACGGTCAGATTGCTGCATCGCTCGATAAACCCGGTGCCTCGCGAGCGGTCGGACGCGCCAACGGGGCCAATTACCTTGCAATCGTCATCCCATGCCATCGGGTAATCGAATCCAACGGGAACCTTCGAGGCTACGGCGGCAAGCTGTGGCGGAAGCGGGCGCTGTTGGACCTTGAACGCGGCATCAGCCGGATGCCGTTGGAAACCACGTCACGGATTCAGAATCTCGACCGAGCTCGGTAG